Proteins encoded together in one Bacteroides ovatus window:
- a CDS encoding virulence protein — MYAIAFDMVITDLRANYGEPYNNAYFEINKVLRQYEFYNTQGSVYLTEKTDMANLFRAIDALKRIPWFQASVRDLRAFRVEDWSNFTDFIKENK, encoded by the coding sequence ATGTATGCAATAGCCTTTGATATGGTCATTACAGACCTACGTGCCAATTATGGAGAGCCTTATAACAATGCCTATTTTGAAATAAATAAAGTGTTGCGTCAGTATGAGTTTTATAATACGCAGGGTAGTGTATATTTAACAGAGAAAACTGATATGGCAAATCTTTTTCGTGCAATTGACGCATTGAAACGTATTCCTTGGTTTCAGGCGTCAGTTCGTGATCTTCGTGCGTTTCGTGTAGAAGACTGGTCGAACTTTACGGATTTTATAAAAGAAAATAAATAG
- a CDS encoding GNAT family N-acetyltransferase, producing MDYEIIHQPEQKLFKTEVDGRTAFVQYRLIGDSLDIIHTIVPQPIEGRGIAAALVKAAYAYALANGMKPKATCSYAVKWLERHPEING from the coding sequence ATGGATTACGAAATTATTCATCAGCCCGAACAAAAATTGTTCAAGACAGAAGTAGACGGTCGCACCGCCTTTGTACAATATCGCCTGATAGGTGATTCTCTTGATATTATCCACACAATTGTGCCACAACCCATTGAAGGGCGGGGGATTGCCGCTGCTTTGGTAAAAGCTGCTTACGCCTATGCATTAGCTAACGGGATGAAGCCGAAAGCAACATGCTCTTATGCAGTGAAGTGGTTGGAAAGACACCCGGAAATAAATGGTTAA